One part of the Eubalaena glacialis isolate mEubGla1 chromosome 19, mEubGla1.1.hap2.+ XY, whole genome shotgun sequence genome encodes these proteins:
- the LOC133079677 gene encoding C-C motif chemokine 3: MKVPAAALAVLLCPMALCSQVFSAPLEADTLTACCFSYTAWQLPRKFVADYFETSSQCSKPGVIFQTKRGRQLCANPSEDWVQEYITDLELNA; this comes from the exons ATGAAGGTGCCCGCAGCTGCCCTCGCCGTCCTCCTCTGCCCCATGGCCCTCTGCAGCCAGGTCTTCTCGGCACCAC TTGAGGCTGACACCCTAACGGCCTGCTGCTTCTCCTATACCGCCTGGCAGCTTCCTCGCAAATTCGTAGCTGACTATTTTGAGACCAGCAGCCAGTGCTCCAAGCCCGGTGTCAT CTTCCAAACCAAAAGAGGCCGGCAGCTCTGTGCCAACCCCAGTGAGGACTGGGTCCAGGAATACATCACCGACCTGGAGCTGAATGCCTGA